In Actinobacillus indolicus, a single genomic region encodes these proteins:
- a CDS encoding AbgT family transporter → MSEKLQKEGRIQRFLKGVEWLGNLLPHPIILFMIMCCILIIVSAILSSMGVSVQDPRPAAKGAIEVRNLLSAEGVAYMVSSLVKNFTGFAPLGTVLVAMLGVGIAEASGMISAALRGLVIGAPKKLVTFTVVLAGVLSNTAAELGYVVLIPLAAMIFHALGRHPLAGLAAAFAGVSGGYSANLLLGTVDPLLSGITQEAAKLIDPNYVVGPEANWYFMFISTFLVAGLGYFVTEKIVEPQLGKYNASDASDTSVLENKIEKLTAQEKKGLMWASFAMLIFSILLAWSIVPADGILRNPKTGLVAGSPFLHGIVVFIFIFFAIPGYIYGRVAGTMKGSQDVVKAMSTSMGSMGMYIVLVFFAAQFVAFFGWTNLGSIVAVKGAQLLTDLGLTGPLLFVGFILICAFINLMISSASAQWALTAPIFVPMLMLVGYAPEIIQTAYRIGDSTTNIITPMMSYFGLIMAVAVRYKKDTGVGTLMAMMIPYSFIFIVGWTLLFFVWVFVLGLPVGPGSNTFYPAP, encoded by the coding sequence ATGTCAGAAAAACTACAAAAAGAAGGTCGCATTCAGCGATTTTTAAAAGGAGTTGAGTGGCTAGGTAATCTACTGCCACATCCAATTATTCTCTTTATGATTATGTGCTGTATCTTAATCATCGTTTCAGCTATTTTGTCTTCTATGGGGGTGAGTGTTCAAGACCCTCGTCCTGCGGCTAAAGGCGCGATTGAAGTGCGAAATCTATTAAGTGCCGAAGGGGTTGCTTACATGGTAAGTAGTCTTGTGAAAAACTTTACTGGTTTTGCACCTTTAGGGACTGTACTTGTGGCAATGCTTGGTGTAGGTATTGCGGAAGCCTCAGGCATGATATCTGCAGCTCTTCGTGGGTTAGTGATTGGTGCACCTAAAAAATTAGTGACATTTACCGTTGTTTTAGCAGGGGTTTTATCAAATACAGCGGCAGAATTAGGTTATGTCGTCTTAATTCCATTAGCAGCAATGATTTTCCATGCGTTAGGTCGCCATCCATTAGCAGGACTTGCTGCTGCATTTGCAGGGGTTTCTGGTGGCTATAGTGCAAACTTATTATTAGGTACGGTTGACCCATTACTTTCAGGGATTACACAAGAAGCCGCTAAATTGATCGACCCAAACTATGTCGTTGGACCTGAAGCAAACTGGTACTTTATGTTTATTAGTACCTTCCTAGTCGCTGGTTTAGGTTATTTTGTTACAGAAAAAATCGTTGAACCACAATTAGGCAAATATAATGCCTCTGATGCCTCCGATACTTCTGTGCTTGAGAATAAAATTGAGAAACTTACTGCACAAGAGAAAAAAGGGCTTATGTGGGCCAGCTTTGCCATGTTAATTTTCTCAATTTTATTGGCTTGGTCAATCGTACCTGCCGATGGTATTTTACGTAATCCTAAAACAGGATTAGTCGCAGGTTCTCCATTCCTACATGGTATCGTGGTCTTTATCTTTATTTTCTTTGCAATTCCAGGCTATATCTACGGTCGAGTGGCTGGCACCATGAAAGGCAGTCAAGATGTGGTAAAAGCAATGTCAACCAGTATGGGTTCAATGGGAATGTATATTGTGCTTGTCTTCTTTGCTGCACAATTTGTTGCATTCTTTGGTTGGACAAACTTAGGATCTATCGTTGCGGTAAAAGGCGCTCAACTGTTAACAGATTTAGGATTAACAGGGCCATTACTCTTTGTGGGCTTTATTCTAATTTGTGCCTTTATCAACCTAATGATTTCATCTGCCTCTGCACAATGGGCATTAACCGCACCTATTTTTGTACCAATGCTAATGCTTGTCGGCTATGCGCCTGAAATCATTCAAACAGCCTATCGTATTGGAGATTCAACGACGAACATCATTACACCAATGATGAGCTATTTCGGTTTAATTATGGCAGTTGCGGTACGTTATAAGAAAGATACTGGCGTGGGAACATTGATGGCGATGATGATTCCATATTCATTCATCTTTATCGTCGGATGGACATTACTCTTCTTTGTTTGGGTATTTGTGTTAGGTTTACCGGTCGGTCCAGGTTCAAATACCTTCTATCCAGCGCCATAA
- the glyQ gene encoding glycine--tRNA ligase subunit alpha has product MTAKFNVKTFQGMILALQDYWASQGCTVVQPFDMEVGAGTSHPMTCLRALGPEPMAFAYVQPSRRPTDGRYGENPNRLQHYYQFQVVIKPSPDNIQELYLDSLKMLGFDPTQNDIRFVEDNWENPTLGAWGLGWEVWLNGMEVTQFTYFQQVGGLECKPVTGEITYGLERLAMYIQGVDSVYDLVWSDGPLGKTTYGDVFHQNEVEQSTYNFEYANTDFLFYCFDQYEKEAQELLALEKPLPLPAYERILKAAHSFNLLDARKAISVTERQRYILRIRTLTKGVAEAYYASREALGFPGCKK; this is encoded by the coding sequence ATGACAGCGAAATTTAACGTTAAAACTTTCCAAGGTATGATTTTAGCCCTACAAGATTACTGGGCAAGCCAAGGTTGTACTGTGGTTCAACCATTCGATATGGAAGTCGGTGCAGGAACATCTCACCCAATGACTTGTTTGCGTGCGCTTGGCCCTGAGCCGATGGCGTTTGCTTACGTTCAGCCTTCACGCCGTCCGACTGACGGTCGCTATGGCGAAAACCCGAACCGTTTACAACACTATTATCAGTTCCAAGTGGTAATCAAACCGTCACCAGATAATATTCAAGAACTCTATCTCGACAGCTTAAAAATGTTAGGCTTCGACCCAACGCAAAACGATATTCGTTTTGTGGAAGACAACTGGGAAAACCCAACACTAGGTGCGTGGGGCTTAGGTTGGGAAGTGTGGCTAAACGGTATGGAAGTGACCCAATTTACCTATTTCCAACAAGTGGGCGGCTTAGAGTGTAAACCAGTAACTGGCGAAATTACTTACGGCTTAGAGCGTTTAGCAATGTACATTCAAGGCGTGGATAGCGTGTACGATCTTGTTTGGTCTGACGGTCCGCTTGGCAAAACCACCTACGGCGATGTATTCCACCAAAATGAAGTGGAACAATCGACTTACAACTTTGAATATGCAAATACCGATTTCTTATTCTACTGTTTCGATCAATACGAAAAAGAAGCGCAAGAGTTATTAGCATTAGAAAAGCCGTTACCGTTACCAGCCTATGAGCGTATCTTAAAAGCAGCACACAGCTTTAACTTACTTGACGCTCGCAAAGCGATCTCTGTCACCGAACGCCAACGCTACATTTTACGCATTCGCACCTTAACCAAAGGCGTAGCGGAAGCCTACTATGCAAGTCGTGAAGCATTAGGGTTCCCGGGTTGTAAAAAATAA
- a CDS encoding glutathione S-transferase family protein encodes MKLWYSTTSSFARKAVATLKYHQLENQVELLRITNSFDPDSPHNKDNPLGRIPALQMENGEWLFGSFLISQYLDEMGSQPTLFPKDEKRWRVLSLHALVEGILENTTPTIVTERRFRPENEWWKARHQQLMDRNIRSFKQLEEKLAEFGDELNIGTLTAVCLIDWWQFRPDNTGYDLAKDFPNLTAWAEMMNEKYPVLQATKPTL; translated from the coding sequence ATGAAACTTTGGTACTCAACAACTAGCTCGTTTGCTCGCAAAGCGGTGGCGACATTGAAATATCATCAACTGGAAAATCAAGTTGAGCTATTGCGTATTACCAACTCATTTGACCCCGACTCGCCACATAACAAAGATAATCCGTTAGGGCGTATTCCTGCGTTACAAATGGAAAACGGTGAATGGCTGTTTGGCAGTTTTCTAATCAGCCAGTATTTAGATGAAATGGGTTCACAACCAACGTTATTTCCAAAAGACGAAAAGCGTTGGCGTGTATTAAGTTTGCACGCATTGGTTGAAGGTATTTTAGAAAATACCACGCCAACTATTGTTACCGAACGCCGTTTTCGCCCAGAAAATGAGTGGTGGAAAGCACGTCATCAGCAGTTGATGGATCGAAATATTCGTAGCTTTAAACAACTTGAAGAGAAGCTGGCAGAATTTGGCGATGAATTAAATATCGGCACATTAACCGCCGTTTGCTTAATTGATTGGTGGCAGTTCCGCCCAGATAATACAGGCTATGATTTAGCAAAAGATTTCCCAAATCTGACCGCTTGGGCAGAAATGATGAATGAGAAATATCCTGTGTTGCAAGCCACTAAACCGACTTTATAA
- a CDS encoding PIN domain-containing protein: protein MKYAFIDYENVNSLDGLNLQEYDRTFLFIGSVNNQLRLTEKFNDEINITLITVKDISKNNVDFHLTYYLGKLDISTDKNIEFHILSNDKGFDGICQFIQHQREPRICFRKAINQTEEKIALPLLPSQVTNVNNAEKEKIIQVAQEFKSFVVKIEKRHLPATIEKLKNHIRSQTCLRGVDKKEAEKLLPKIIEQLAQKKLIKVNENKVSYL from the coding sequence ATGAAATACGCTTTTATTGATTATGAAAATGTAAATTCATTAGACGGTTTAAATTTACAAGAATATGACCGCACTTTTTTATTTATCGGTTCGGTAAATAACCAATTGCGTTTAACCGAAAAATTTAATGATGAAATAAACATTACCTTAATTACTGTAAAAGATATTTCAAAAAATAATGTAGATTTTCATCTTACTTATTATTTAGGCAAGTTAGATATAAGCACCGATAAAAATATTGAGTTTCATATTTTATCGAATGACAAAGGTTTTGATGGTATTTGCCAATTTATTCAACACCAACGAGAACCGAGAATTTGTTTTAGAAAAGCGATTAACCAAACTGAAGAAAAGATCGCTTTGCCGTTATTGCCTAGCCAAGTAACGAATGTCAATAATGCAGAAAAAGAAAAGATTATTCAGGTAGCTCAAGAATTTAAGTCATTTGTGGTAAAAATTGAAAAGCGTCATTTACCGGCAACAATAGAAAAACTAAAAAATCATATTCGTAGTCAAACCTGTCTGAGAGGCGTTGATAAAAAAGAAGCAGAAAAATTGCTCCCTAAAATTATTGAGCAATTAGCTCAGAAAAAGTTGATTAAGGTAAATGAAAATAAAGTGAGTTATCTTTGA
- a CDS encoding GNAT family N-acetyltransferase encodes MLLKDIFKKYFIFFFKKKYEEKTETMSEFSTSLMEGFRLKYNYKEIVNNFNLNYVFEIKKNSELNEIERSSIVKFLKQEDNKNIFIWEHNLEIEENGYSLFFIQNNEVIAYIQVIEDSNDLGMININYLSVKKALRLQGVATHLLAQTIAFCDRTYPAKDIAVWIDIEISDFFSDFGFNPFIGQIEEVNGRQISLFTFRWEFRE; translated from the coding sequence ATGTTACTTAAAGATATATTTAAGAAATATTTTATCTTCTTTTTTAAGAAAAAATATGAAGAAAAAACAGAGACTATGAGTGAGTTTTCTACTTCACTTATGGAAGGGTTTAGATTGAAATATAACTACAAAGAGATAGTTAATAATTTCAATTTGAATTATGTTTTTGAGATTAAGAAAAATAGTGAATTAAATGAGATTGAAAGATCTTCTATTGTAAAATTCTTGAAGCAAGAAGATAACAAAAACATATTTATATGGGAGCATAACTTAGAAATTGAAGAAAATGGATATAGTCTATTCTTTATACAAAATAATGAGGTTATTGCTTATATTCAAGTTATAGAAGATAGCAATGATTTGGGTATGATTAACATTAATTATCTTTCAGTAAAAAAAGCATTAAGGCTACAAGGAGTTGCAACACATCTATTAGCTCAAACTATAGCTTTTTGTGATAGAACTTATCCCGCAAAAGATATTGCAGTTTGGATAGATATAGAAATCTCAGACTTTTTCTCTGACTTTGGTTTTAATCCATTTATAGGACAAATTGAAGAAGTTAATGGAAGACAGATAAGTCTTTTTACTTTTCGATGGGAATTTCGCGAATAA